Proteins from a single region of Lepus europaeus isolate LE1 chromosome 4, mLepTim1.pri, whole genome shotgun sequence:
- the LMAN2 gene encoding vesicular integral-membrane protein VIP36 has translation MAAEGWIWRWGWGRRCPGRPGLPGPGPGPTTLLFVLLLGAVAADITDGNSEHLKREHSLIKPYQGVGSSSMPLWDFQGSTMLTSQYVRLTPDERSKEGSIWNHQPCFLKDWEMHVHFKVHGTGKKNLHGDGIALWYTRDRLVPGPVFGSKDNFHGLAIFLDTYPNDETTERVFPYISVMVNNGSLSYDHSKDGRWTELAGCTADFRNRDHDTFLAVRYSRGRLTVMTDLEDKNEWKNCIDITGVRLPTGYYFGASAGTGDLSDNHDIISMKLFQLMVEHTPDEENIDWTKIEPSVNFLKSPKDNVDDPTGNFRSGPLTGWRVFLLLLCALLGIIVCAVVGAVVFQKRQERNKRFY, from the exons ATGGCGGCGGAGGGCTGGATTtggcgctggggctggggccggcggtgcccggggaggcctgggcttcccggccccggccctggccccactACACTTCTGTTTGTCCTGTTGCTGGGAGCGGTGGCCGCGGATATCACAGACGGCAACAGTGAGCACCTCAAGCGGGAGCACTCGCTCATCAAGCCCTACCAAG GTGTGGGGTCCAGCTCCATGCCCCTCTGGGACTTCCAGGGCAGCACTATGCTGACGAGCCAGTACGTGCGTCTGACCCCTGATGAGCGCAGTAAAGAGGGCTCCATTTGGAACCACCAG CCATGCTTCCTCAAGGACTGGGAGATGCATGTCCACTTCAAAGTCCACGGCACGGGCAAGAAGAATCTCCATGGAGATGGCATCGCCTTGTGGTACACCCGGGACCGCCTTGTGCCAG GGCCTGTGTTTGGAAGCAAAGATAACTTCCATGGCTTGGCCATCTTCCTGGACACATATCCCAACGATGAGACTACTGAG CGCGTGTTCCCGTACATCTCGGTGATGGTGAACAATGGCTCCCTGTCCTACGACCATAGCAAGGATGGGCGCTGGACTGAGCTGGCGGGCTGCACGGCTGACTTCCGCAACCGGGATCACGACACCTTCCTGGCTGTGCGCTACTCTCGGGGCCGGTTGACG GTGATGACGGACCTGGAGGACAAGAACGAGTGGAAAAACTGCATTGACATCACAGGAGTGCGGCTGCCCACCGGCTACTACTTCGGAGCCTCGGCCGGCACCGGCGATCTGTCTG aTAACCATGACATCATCTCCATGAAGCTGTTCCAGCTGATGGTAGAGCACACGCCTGACGAGGAGAACATCGACTGGACCAAGATCGAGCCCAGCGTCAACTTCCTTAAGTCGCCCAAAG ACAACGTGGACGACCCCACAGGGAACTTCCGCAGCGGGCCCCTGACCGGGTGGCGGgtgttcctgctgctgctgtgcgCGCTGCTGGGCATCATCGTCTGTGCCGTGGTGGGGGCCGTGGTGTTCCAGAAGCGGCAGGAGCGCAACAAGCGTTTCTACTGA
- the RGS14 gene encoding regulator of G-protein signaling 14 — protein MPGKPKHLGVPNGRMVLAVSDGELSSPTGPQGQGEGRGSSLSIHSLPSGPSSPFPAEEQPVASWALSFERLLQDPLGLAYFTEFLKKEFSAENVTFWKACERFQKIPASDTKQLAQEARNIYQEFLSSQALSPVNIDRQAWLGEEVLAEPRPDMFRAQQLQIFNLMKFDSYARFVKSPLYRECLLAEAEGRPLREPGSSRLGSPDTTRKKPKLKPGKSLPLGVEELGQLPPAEGPGGRPLRKSFRRELGAVTNSAMRRESQGSLNSSASLDLGFLAFVSSKSESHRKSLGGPEGESDSRPGKYCCVYLPDGTASLALARPGLTIRDMLAGICEKRGLSLPDIKVFLVGNEQALVLDQDCTVLADQEVRLENRVTLELELVALARVVRISAKPTKRLQEVLQPILEKHGLSPQQVSLQRPGEKQPLDLEKLVSSVAAQRLVLDTLPGVKILEARDTSPRRSQGCPPGTQDKAAHPPSLLEAPSGATAKRQTCDIEGLVELLNRVQSSGAHDQRGLLRKEDLVLPEFLQLPAQGPGSQEAPPQTESATQPSAGPSDSTARPAL, from the exons ATGCCAGgaaagcccaagcacctgggtgtCCCCAACGGGCGCATG GTTCTGGCTGTCTCAGATGGAG AGCTGAGCAGCCCGACGGGGCCCCAGGGCCAGGGTGAGGGCCGTGGCAGCTCCCTCAGCATCCACAGCCTTCCCAGTGGCCCCAGCAGCCCCTTCCCCGCGGAGGAGCAGCCTGTGGCCAGCTGGGCCCTGTCCTTTGAGCGGCTGCTGCAAGACCCgctgggactggcttacttcacc GAGTTCCTAAAGAAGGAGTTCAGCGCGGAGAACGTGACTTTCTGGAAAGCCTGCGAGCGCTTCCAGAAGATCCCAGCCAGTGACACCAAGcag CTAGCCCAGGAAGCCCGCAACATCTACCAGGAGTTCCTGTCCAGCCAGGCGCTGAGCCCCGTTAACATCGACCGGCAAGCCTGGCTCGGGGAGGAGGTGCTGGCCGAGCCCCGGCCGGACATGTTCCGGGCACAACAGCTTCAG ATCTTCAACCTGATGAAGTTCGACAGCTACGCGCGCTTCGTCAAGTCCCCGCTGTACCGTGAGTGCCTCCTGGCCGAAGCCGAGGGGCGCCCCCTGCGGGAACCCGGCTCCTCGCGCCTCGGCAGCCCGGACACCACGAGGAAG AAGCCGAAGCTGAAGCCTGGAAAGTCGCTGCCGCTGGGcgtggaggagctggggcagctgcCGCCGGCCGAGGGCCCCGGGGGCCGCCCGCTGCGCAAGTCCTTCCGCAGGG AGCTGGGCGCAGTCACAAACTCCGCCATGCGCCGGGAGTCTCAGGGCTCCCTCAACTCCTCAGCCAGTCTGGACCTCGGCTTCCTGGCCTTCGTCAGCAGCAAATCTGAG AGCCACCGGAAGAGTCTTGGGGGCCCCGAGGGGGAGAGCGACAGCCGGCCAGGGAAGTACTGCTGCGTGTACCTGCCCGACGGCACCGCCTCCTTGGCCCTGGCCCGACCCGGCCTCACCATCCGAGACATGCTCGCCGGCATCTGTGAGAAACGAGGCCTCTCGCTGCCTGACATCAAGGTCTTCCTGGTGGGCAATGAACAG GCCCTGGTCCTCGATCAAGACTGCACCGTGCTGGCGGACCAGGAAGTGCGGCTGGAGAACAGGGTCACCTTGGA GCTGGAGCTGGTGGCGCTGGCGCGCGTGGTGCGGATCTCGGCCAAGCCCACCAAACGGCTGCAGGAGGTGCTGCAGCCCATTCTAGAGAAGCACGGCCTGAGCCCACAGCAGGTGTCGCTGCAGCGG CCAGGCGAGAAGCAGCCGCTGGATCTAGAGAAGCTGGTGAGCTCGGTGGCCGCCCAGAGGCTGGTTCTGGACACTCTTCCAG GTGTGAAGATCCTCGAAGCCAGGGACACATCCCCCCGCCGCAGTCAG GGCTGCCCTCCTGGAACCCAGGACAAGGCCGCCCATCCCCCTTCGCTGCTGGAGGCTCCCAGTGGTGCCACTGCGAAGAGGCAGACCTGTGACATTGAAG GTCTTGTGGAGCTGCTGAACCGGGTGCAGAGCAGCGGGGCCCACGACCAGAGGGGCCTGCTGCGCAAAGAGGACCTGGTGCTCCCAGAAttcctgcagctgcctgcccaagGGCCCGGCTCCCAGGAGGCCCCACCACAGACCGAATCAGCCACCCAGCCCAGCGCAGGGCCCTCAGACTCCACTGCCCGCCCGGCCCTCTGA